A single region of the Thermococcus paralvinellae genome encodes:
- a CDS encoding TraB domain-containing protein: protein MSYLRYVKVIGTMHVSPESRERVRKIILGEKPHAVAIELDRRRFYAIRNPQKMAFGDAMKYGRKGIIQYILTKVEEKLGEEFGMIPGGEMMEAINLAGLLGVPLYLIDEDINIITMKILKAPFREKLLLLLESLAVFIPLPLKREEKDIIMDFKVMMTQFKMRYPYLYRVLVEERNEIMARNLIAIVDSLKAKGIKKPKVIAVVGLGHKKGIERILNSHKAFISPR, encoded by the coding sequence ATGAGCTATCTTCGATACGTTAAAGTCATTGGAACAATGCATGTCTCTCCAGAAAGCAGGGAGAGGGTTAGGAAAATAATACTGGGGGAAAAACCACATGCTGTAGCTATAGAGCTTGATAGAAGGAGATTCTATGCAATACGAAATCCCCAAAAGATGGCATTCGGAGATGCAATGAAGTACGGGAGGAAAGGAATTATTCAGTATATCCTAACAAAGGTTGAGGAAAAGCTGGGAGAAGAGTTTGGTATGATACCCGGTGGGGAGATGATGGAAGCAATAAATCTGGCGGGTCTTTTGGGAGTTCCTTTATATCTCATCGATGAGGATATAAATATTATAACAATGAAGATTCTCAAAGCACCTTTTAGAGAGAAGCTTTTACTTCTTTTAGAAAGCTTGGCAGTTTTTATACCCTTACCGCTTAAACGCGAGGAAAAGGATATTATTATGGATTTTAAAGTCATGATGACTCAGTTTAAAATGAGATATCCCTATCTGTATCGTGTTCTCGTTGAGGAAAGAAATGAAATAATGGCTAGGAATTTAATCGCTATTGTGGACAGTCTAAAAGCAAAAGGGATTAAAAAACCTAAAGTCATTGCAGTCGTTGGTTTGGGACATAAGAAAGGTATAGAGAGGATATTGAACTCACACAAGGCTTTTATATCGCCAAGGTAA
- a CDS encoding zinc ribbon domain-containing protein — MERQQLRCPLCGGTDFQVEEGKLDSKWGFTAHKVKIVICKNCGYVMMFYKGRTIWDFD, encoded by the coding sequence ATGGAAAGGCAACAGTTAAGATGCCCGTTATGTGGCGGAACAGATTTTCAAGTTGAGGAAGGTAAGCTCGACAGCAAATGGGGGTTTACGGCTCATAAAGTAAAGATAGTCATCTGCAAAAACTGTGGCTATGTCATGATGTTCTACAAAGGAAGAACTATCTGGGATTTCGATTAA
- a CDS encoding KH domain-containing protein: MIERLKQMLRVDVIDVEYSGDKIIVYVPKDQVRIAVGSGGSAVKAAELVLGKKIEIRGR, translated from the coding sequence ATGATTGAACGCTTAAAGCAGATGCTCCGCGTTGATGTTATAGACGTTGAGTACTCTGGGGACAAGATTATAGTGTATGTTCCAAAGGATCAGGTGAGAATTGCCGTTGGAAGTGGAGGTTCTGCCGTAAAAGCTGCAGAGCTTGTCTTGGGAAAGAAGATTGAAATCAGGGGGAGGTAA
- a CDS encoding site-2 protease family protein has translation MLVLRDFRKQELEDLAVSYIVLLILFSNFELKNMPYVALAVFTAFVFHELAHRQVAKKYGYIAFYKRWDTGIVIALLLGIVGKVIFGHAIFFAALGAVYIYAPYQYWEDKEAEGWISLSGPLTNIIVGIVALILLKTLSLPLHAMISLFYTAIVNFWIAFFNLLPFPPLDGYKVLKWNAGYWAVAIGVAYILRSLV, from the coding sequence ATGTTGGTTCTTAGAGATTTTAGGAAGCAAGAGCTTGAAGATTTGGCGGTTTCGTATATAGTGCTGCTAATTCTGTTTTCAAACTTTGAGCTAAAGAACATGCCCTATGTTGCTTTAGCTGTTTTTACGGCTTTTGTTTTTCATGAATTGGCTCACAGGCAGGTTGCAAAGAAATATGGCTATATAGCGTTCTACAAGCGATGGGACACTGGGATTGTAATAGCTCTCTTGCTCGGTATAGTAGGGAAGGTAATATTTGGTCATGCAATATTTTTTGCCGCATTAGGTGCTGTTTACATCTATGCGCCTTATCAGTATTGGGAAGATAAAGAAGCAGAGGGATGGATAAGCTTATCTGGACCTTTGACAAACATAATAGTTGGAATAGTTGCTTTAATTTTGCTGAAGACGTTATCACTTCCACTTCATGCAATGATATCCTTATTCTACACTGCTATAGTGAACTTCTGGATAGCGTTCTTCAACCTTTTGCCGTTTCCACCTCTCGATGGCTACAAAGTTCTCAAGTGGAACGCTGGTTATTGGGCTGTTGCAATTGGGGTAGCGTATATTCTGAGGTCTCTGGTTTGA